ATTAGTGAACCTATGACCGGGGCTACCAGATATATCCATTGATGATCCAGTATTCCACCAATTATCGCTGGTCCTAAAGACCTGGCAGGATTCATTGACGCACCGGAGATTGCACCCCCGAAAAGTGCATCAAGGGCTACGACCCCGCCTATTGCAATACCCGAAACTTCAGGTTTAACCCTGGCATCTGTAGCGACTGATATTATAACTAACATCAGGAAAAAGGTCATTACAACTTCTAATATAAACGACTGCTCCCATGAACCTCTGGGCAGGGTAGCGCCAAGGTTCCCGATATTACCGAATATCATAAAAAGTAAAGCGCTTGCGAGAATTGCACCTCCAATTTGAGCACCGATATAAGGGAGAACGTGCTTTTTTTCAAATTTCCCGACTGAAGCAAAACCAATCGTCACAGCAGGATTAAAATGGGCTTTCGATATATGCCCCAGGGAATATATCATAACAGCTACCACCAATCCAAAAGACATGGCTATGCCAATGTGTCCTATTTTCCCGGTTAATGAATCATCAATTATAGCTCCTGTTCCAGCAAACACAAGAGCAAATGTTCCTATAAATTCCGCCACGATTTTCTTGAACATGGTTATCCCAGAATCCGGTGATGTGGTTCAGGCTGCGGTGGACTGAAACTTTCTATTTTCAGTGTATTAAGTTCCGTATCATACTTTGAGGAGACTATTTCCAGCGAATCCAGAATAGTTTGTTTCAGCTCTTTGGGGCCTATTGCAACGCGAGCATTTATTGCCATCTCCCCTGATCCTGATTTGTCCGGAATTAAACCTGTGAAACACACATCCTGGCCAAATGAAACTAAGCTGGCTTTTGTAAAATTTTTTTTGTCCGAGAAATATATCTTAACATGACCTATCTCTCCATTTTTTTGTTTTATATCTGTCGCCGCAGTTATCAGAATATCCCTGATGAATTCCTTGACTCTGAAATCCTGTTTGCTATCTACCTTCCATACCCCGTTTAACCATCCCATCTCTGCCTCGGCACTGCCGTAAACTTTATAATCAACATGCGGATAATAATAGTTTTTATATTCGTCATTCAATATTTTTCCGGCCAGCATATCCATCCCGGTTCCGTTCGCAGCTGAGATTAACATTATTTCTGCCCTGCTGTTGAGTTTCTTTAATATTTCTTTTATTTTATCTATTTGATCAGGGGACACAAGATCTATTTTGTTCACTGCCAGAACCTCTGCTTCCTGTATCTGATGCGAGAATAGATACCCTGTGGATGTGTCAGGTGATGCCAGATCCATCTCAGAAGACATATTAAGTACGCGCTGGGCATCCACAAGTACGATGTGTGGCGCTATTTTAAAAGTATTTTTATAAAATTTTCTTATCGGCATATGCAGTGTTGCAGGGATATCTGTACAACTCCCGACGGGTTCTGCAAGAATTATGTCAGGATTGGTTTTTTTTAGGATATCCTCAGATGAGGCCATAAAATCAGGAAACTTACAGCAGAAACATCCACCAAGAACTTCGCCAACTTCAAAGCCGTAATCCTTGACGATTTTGGTATCCACCAGTTCCTCTCCCTGGTCATTCGTGATTATCGCTACACGCTTGCCGTAATCGGTTACCAGTTTTTTACCTATTTCTATTATAGTGCTGGTCTTACCTGCACCAAGGAAACCACCTACTATTCCAAGTTTTACTATTTTTTCCATTTTTATCTCTCCTTTTTATTTTTCTTATTTATTTTTATGTTTTATATTCTTAAAAGAGCGGGTGGCTCGGCAGCTTCCCCCGCTTTCTTAAATATTGCCGTTCGTATCATATTTTTCTTTTCAGTTTCTAAATATGATTGTAAATCTGCGATATTTGATGAAATTCTCGGTACTTGTAAATCAGGACATAACTGGCAGCTATCTCTTTTCTTAATACCTGAAGCCGGCAGTACAACAACCGTGCTGTCAGCCGGGCTTATTTTGCCAGCCTCGCAAAGCCTGACCATTCCGGCAACCGCCAGCCCTCCGCTATAATCCGGTAATATTCCTTCTTTCTTTGCGATCAATTCCGCATATTCTATTCCTTCTTTATCCTCAACTGCAATACCATACCCGCCATGTTTAATTGCCCTGAGGGCATAAAGACCATCGGCCGGATCACCAACCCGAAGATTTTCGCACAGAGTCACAGGATTCCTTAATGGGGTTGGTATTTCTTTTCCACGGATCAAAGCGTCCACAATCGGAGCACAACCGCTGGATTGAACTATAAAAAATTCAGGTAAGTCTTCTATCAGTCCTGATTCGTACAGTTCCTTAAAACCTAAATACATATTATAAGTGAGAGAGCCGGAGCCTTCCGGTATCACAATGTTATCAGGTGATTTCCATCCAAGTTGCTCTGCTATCTCATAGCTCAAAGTCTTATAACCGGAATTGAAATAACTGCGCAAATCCAGGTCAACAATCGGCAAATTCAACTCCGGTATTTCAGCGATCCTTGTTACCAGCGTACATGTAGCCGGGTCATTCCCATGGCATTGACAATCTATATCCCCTTCCTGTTTATAAACTTTCAATACTTGCGCTCCATACGATAATAAAGGAGATATTATTTCAGGGGTTGTATTATCCGGAACAAAGATATAAGATTTTAGCCCGGTTCTTGCTGCGTGCGCTGCTACGGAGTCCGCAATATAATGTGTCGAAGCGCATCCTATTTCAGTGCTATTAAATTCAATCGCTTTATTTATGGAGATACTTACAGAACGATCTTCATAAGATTGCGTTGGATTAGTACCTTCGAATTTTAAATGAAGATTTTTTATGCCTGTGACCTCGCCAAGTCTATCACTTCTGAGCAAAGGAGTCCATCCGTCATTTAAATCCACAGCCCTTTTATCATTGACAGGCAGAAACTCCAGATACCGCCACATGCTTGGATAACGGCTCTCAATCTTGCTTTTGATGCTTCTGTCAATGTCTTCTATACATGTATCAACAGGACCATAACATTCACTACAGGATGTTATCATAGCCTCAGGATACAAAGTTCCACAATCCCTGCATTTTAATATACCCATTTTTAACCTCCCTGGAATGAAACCAAAAATAATATTTTGTCTCCATCCATTAACCTGGTCTTATATTCTCTGATAAGTCGGATATCCATCCCGTTCACATAACATCTGACATGCCTGTTGAGGAGTGAATCCTCTGAAGACAATAGTC
This Candidatus Methanoperedens sp. DNA region includes the following protein-coding sequences:
- a CDS encoding MoaD/ThiS family protein — its product is MREIYVRFFGIISSETGHREIKINTDAKNIGELIVEVCDKYDNLKKRLLSSEDSLLNRHVRCYVNGMDIRLIREYKTRLMDGDKILFLVSFQGG
- a CDS encoding pyridoxal-phosphate dependent enzyme, with protein sequence MGILKCRDCGTLYPEAMITSCSECYGPVDTCIEDIDRSIKSKIESRYPSMWRYLEFLPVNDKRAVDLNDGWTPLLRSDRLGEVTGIKNLHLKFEGTNPTQSYEDRSVSISINKAIEFNSTEIGCASTHYIADSVAAHAARTGLKSYIFVPDNTTPEIISPLLSYGAQVLKVYKQEGDIDCQCHGNDPATCTLVTRIAEIPELNLPIVDLDLRSYFNSGYKTLSYEIAEQLGWKSPDNIVIPEGSGSLTYNMYLGFKELYESGLIEDLPEFFIVQSSGCAPIVDALIRGKEIPTPLRNPVTLCENLRVGDPADGLYALRAIKHGGYGIAVEDKEGIEYAELIAKKEGILPDYSGGLAVAGMVRLCEAGKISPADSTVVVLPASGIKKRDSCQLCPDLQVPRISSNIADLQSYLETEKKNMIRTAIFKKAGEAAEPPALLRI
- a CDS encoding aquaporin, with the translated sequence MFKKIVAEFIGTFALVFAGTGAIIDDSLTGKIGHIGIAMSFGLVVAVMIYSLGHISKAHFNPAVTIGFASVGKFEKKHVLPYIGAQIGGAILASALLFMIFGNIGNLGATLPRGSWEQSFILEVVMTFFLMLVIISVATDARVKPEVSGIAIGGVVALDALFGGAISGASMNPARSLGPAIIGGILDHQWIYLVAPVIGSLIAVVIYEYIRTGKKVMDG